The following proteins are co-located in the uncultured Draconibacterium sp. genome:
- the ltrA gene encoding group II intron reverse transcriptase/maturase has translation MNLWNETKSVPISKTMVWEAYKKVKANKGSAGVDQISMEEFDADRSKHLYKLWNRMASGSYFPPPVKEVEIAKKDGKTRKLGIPTISDRVAQMVVKDYLEPRFESIFSDNSYGYRPKRNAHQALAMVRENCRLTNWVIDLDIKGFFDNINHEKLLTALKKHTSENWCLFYIKRWLNVPVLKKSGELVQKQGKGTPQGGVISPLLANLFLHYAMDKWLELKHKTVSFVRYADDAIIHCKSKAHAEWLLRKLCERLNACGLELHPEKTKLIYCRDYRRHGDHPIVKFDFLGYSFQPRTTKSPKTGKLFLGYDCAISINSKKRIADKMEELDIVGLTYKSIVGVAQFLNPYIRGWINYFGKFRKHELNPIFQLLRKRIVRWVRRRYKRYKTSVNRAYKWFETVRKQFPMLFYHWQIGLCG, from the coding sequence ATGAATTTATGGAATGAGACAAAATCAGTACCTATAAGCAAAACCATGGTATGGGAAGCTTATAAGAAAGTTAAGGCCAACAAAGGAAGTGCAGGCGTTGACCAAATCAGCATGGAAGAATTTGATGCTGACAGGTCGAAACACTTGTACAAACTTTGGAACCGCATGGCGTCGGGCAGTTATTTCCCTCCTCCTGTTAAAGAAGTTGAGATAGCTAAGAAAGACGGTAAAACCCGAAAACTTGGAATCCCAACAATCTCCGACAGGGTAGCACAAATGGTTGTAAAAGATTACTTAGAGCCGAGATTCGAGTCAATATTCAGTGATAATTCGTACGGTTATCGTCCAAAGCGTAATGCCCATCAGGCACTTGCAATGGTACGTGAGAATTGTAGGTTGACAAACTGGGTAATCGACCTCGATATAAAAGGTTTCTTTGACAACATCAACCATGAGAAATTATTGACTGCCTTAAAGAAACACACAAGCGAAAATTGGTGCTTATTTTACATTAAACGATGGTTGAATGTGCCAGTGCTAAAGAAATCAGGAGAACTGGTTCAAAAGCAGGGCAAAGGAACGCCACAGGGAGGTGTAATAAGCCCTTTATTAGCCAACTTGTTTCTGCATTACGCCATGGATAAATGGCTTGAACTAAAGCATAAAACGGTGAGTTTTGTTCGCTATGCCGACGACGCAATAATTCACTGTAAGAGCAAAGCCCATGCAGAATGGCTGCTAAGAAAATTATGTGAACGGCTTAATGCTTGTGGTTTGGAGTTGCACCCTGAAAAGACAAAACTTATATACTGTCGTGATTATCGCCGTCATGGCGACCATCCGATAGTTAAGTTCGATTTTCTTGGTTATTCTTTTCAACCACGCACAACCAAATCACCTAAGACAGGAAAACTGTTCCTTGGATACGATTGTGCAATTAGTATTAATTCGAAGAAACGTATTGCAGACAAAATGGAAGAATTGGATATTGTTGGTTTAACTTACAAAAGCATTGTAGGCGTCGCCCAGTTTTTAAACCCGTACATTCGGGGTTGGATAAACTACTTTGGTAAGTTCAGGAAACACGAATTGAATCCAATCTTTCAACTACTGCGAAAGCGCATCGTGCGCTGGGTTAGAAGAAGGTATAAACGTTATAAAACCAGTGTAAACCGTGCCTATAAATGGTTCGAAACTGTAAGGAAACAATTTCCTATGCTGTTTTACCATTGGCAAATAGGATTATGTGGATAA
- a CDS encoding restriction endonuclease → MEQDFENLHDIHEYEEYTRSYDTRYIAEIQHLGLGTFRVIKDLNSYILDMKVEEQFRKWDTQYAKIVEKDKLQSEKEASLNSAEERTLDAQKLQQDTDDILLFTLEIDDTIDWETLKDKKKFKTPNPKNHLNNELNKLKTPYKPNFKKIPDEPLKANFQPKLSIIDKIFKSLAEKKIDQANNQFESVKAVWEKEKNEIEENNKKLEQQYQESLKVLENQKNDIRKKFDILENEWKQSEIDFYKEQEKANLEVEKLKSLYIEHNPESVINYCELVLNNSMYPDFVPKDFDLDYNKESKMLLVEFVLPAPDTYPTLTEVKYIATKKELKEYHLSETQIAKKYDTLIYNITLRTLHELFEADQANAIEIIVFNGWVKAINKATGKKENNCIVSIQAKKDEFVEINLSQIDPKACFKNLKGIGSSKLSGITAIQPIIQMNKNDKRFVSSYDVSNTLDSSSNLAAMDWEDFEHLIREVFEKEFSSNGGEVKVTQASRDGGVDAIAFDPDPIRGGKIVIQAKRYTNTVGVSAVRDLYGTVMNEGATKGILVTTADYGPDAYEFAKGKPMTLINGANLLYLLEKYGHKAKIDIAEAKRMQKENQ, encoded by the coding sequence ATGGAACAGGACTTTGAAAATTTGCATGACATACATGAGTATGAAGAATATACTCGCAGTTATGACACAAGGTACATTGCTGAAATCCAACACTTAGGACTTGGAACTTTTCGTGTTATAAAAGATTTAAATTCTTACATACTTGACATGAAGGTTGAAGAACAATTTCGAAAATGGGACACTCAATATGCTAAAATTGTTGAAAAAGATAAACTTCAATCAGAAAAAGAAGCCAGCTTAAATTCTGCAGAAGAAAGGACTTTAGATGCACAAAAGTTACAACAAGACACTGATGACATTTTATTGTTTACGTTAGAAATTGATGATACAATTGATTGGGAAACATTAAAAGACAAGAAGAAATTTAAAACTCCAAATCCAAAGAATCATTTAAACAATGAACTTAATAAATTAAAGACTCCATATAAACCAAATTTCAAAAAAATACCCGATGAACCTTTGAAAGCTAATTTTCAACCGAAACTTTCAATTATTGACAAAATATTTAAATCACTCGCTGAGAAAAAAATAGACCAAGCAAATAATCAATTTGAATCCGTAAAAGCTGTTTGGGAAAAAGAAAAAAATGAAATTGAGGAGAACAATAAAAAGCTTGAGCAGCAATACCAAGAATCTTTAAAAGTACTTGAAAATCAAAAAAACGATATAAGAAAGAAATTTGATATCTTGGAAAATGAGTGGAAACAAAGTGAAATAGATTTCTACAAAGAACAAGAAAAAGCCAATTTAGAAGTCGAAAAATTAAAATCTTTATACATAGAACATAATCCGGAATCAGTTATTAATTACTGCGAATTAGTCTTAAATAATTCAATGTACCCGGACTTTGTACCAAAAGACTTCGATTTAGATTATAATAAGGAAAGCAAGATGTTGTTAGTGGAATTTGTTTTACCTGCTCCTGATACATATCCAACTTTGACTGAAGTAAAATACATTGCAACAAAAAAAGAACTAAAAGAATACCATCTTTCCGAAACACAGATTGCTAAAAAATACGACACGTTAATTTACAATATCACGCTCAGAACATTACATGAACTATTTGAAGCAGACCAAGCAAATGCAATTGAGATTATCGTATTTAATGGGTGGGTAAAAGCAATTAATAAAGCGACAGGGAAAAAAGAAAATAATTGCATTGTATCAATCCAAGCTAAAAAAGATGAATTTGTAGAAATAAATTTATCTCAAATAGACCCAAAAGCTTGTTTCAAAAATCTTAAAGGTATTGGTAGTAGTAAATTATCGGGTATTACTGCAATCCAGCCCATTATACAAATGAATAAAAATGACAAACGATTTGTGTCATCTTACGATGTTTCAAATACCCTTGATTCAAGTTCCAATCTTGCGGCAATGGACTGGGAAGACTTTGAGCATTTAATAAGAGAAGTTTTTGAAAAAGAATTTAGTTCAAACGGTGGAGAGGTAAAAGTTACACAAGCAAGTCGAGACGGAGGAGTCGATGCTATCGCATTTGACCCCGACCCGATTCGAGGAGGAAAAATTGTAATTCAAGCCAAAAGATATACAAATACAGTAGGTGTTTCAGCAGTCAGAGATTTATATGGGACAGTAATGAATGAAGGAGCGACAAAAGGAATTTTAGTTACAACAGCAGATTATGGTCCTGATGCTTACGAATTTGCAAAAGGTAAACCAATGACTCTAATCAATGGAGCAAATCTTCTGTATTTACTGGAAAAATATGGACACAAAGCAAAAATTGACATTGCAGAAGCAAAAAGAATGCAAAAAGAAAATCAATAA
- a CDS encoding helix-turn-helix transcriptional regulator, with the protein MKSEKLRRKSLDEMVDEHIGIEGTKERDEFEEELRLDILGQTIKKIREEKNLTQEQLGKLVGVKKAQISKIENHLTDARFETILKVFRALDAKINFNVELLGHQV; encoded by the coding sequence ATGAAAAGTGAGAAATTAAGGAGAAAAAGTTTGGACGAAATGGTTGACGAGCATATCGGAATTGAAGGAACAAAAGAAAGGGATGAATTTGAGGAAGAATTGCGACTTGATATTTTAGGGCAAACCATCAAAAAAATCAGGGAAGAAAAAAATCTGACCCAGGAACAACTTGGAAAATTAGTTGGGGTTAAAAAAGCTCAAATTTCTAAAATTGAAAACCATTTGACCGATGCAAGATTTGAAACGATTTTGAAGGTTTTTAGAGCATTAGATGCAAAAATAAATTTCAACGTTGAATTACTTGGACATCAGGTTTAA
- a CDS encoding two-component regulator propeller domain-containing protein — MHINVNDGLSNNEVHTILKDANGFMWFGTSRGLNRFDGTKFKIFKYKMDDSTSIPFNNVDYLFEDAEQNLWIGSSYQFTIFNAEMESFSSLPDYYKNTRIPLTGLRALYTDKNENLWFLNQNFNIYKYSPTDLSVDSIRFNPTVQGIWSNFLNDLKEDSNHNLWAVSNGGEVVNINPQTFDIVNHFQLDLDLENETADFKLFIDKDDDLWIYSPGRPFGVFYLKSGSNNIHNFTDSSPVYKLNNVFVSAVEQDNDGNIWIATDHGGITILDKQTGSTTYLLSNAENNYSVAQNSVTCLYNDREGIIWAGTYKNGISYYHKNLIRFDHYKHIPSVANSLPFSDVNCFAEDDKGNLWIGTNGGGLIYFDRIKNTWKRFTHDPNRAESLASNIIVSLYIDSYKELWIGTYFGGLDRFDGSTFTHYQHNPDDPTSISDDRVWELKEDSKRNFWVGTLNGGLNLFDREKKEFYHYRPDDMNSVGSNFIISIIEDSENNLWIGTSDGLDFLNLTTKQFKHYAPQPGVDGKLSNKNVIDLHEDSHGLIWIATSEGLNVFSKSENRFRLLSERDGLPDSNIKTILEDQKGKLWISSTNGISGIKIINYSEGKLLSDLQFDIENYNKMDGLQGKEFNEKAAYRMRSGEILFGGANGFNIFNPETLDENRPENRIVLTNFLVFNQDVKAGEPFRNRVILDKSIISQNEISLRHKENVFSVEFAALNFFHPEKNSFEYRLDGFNTEWLKVDADKDITFTNLDAGNYLLRIRVSDDGKHWKEMQQPLAIEILPPFWKSTPALLLYILLIVVVLYVARRMMLERQRLKLEAKHEHLEAERIQQIDALKTKFFTNISHEFRTPLTLILTPLEKLLSGNMDDEHKTHLVLIQRNARRLLSMVNQLLDFRKLEVQKISAKPAWGDVYTFVKEICESFQDLSENKQISLQFNAKEKHFYTYFDHDKLEKIISNLVTNAFKFTPEKGKISLTIETEKSNPESENTVNLVFRIADTGIGIPKEKQQKIFDRFYQDELPGDFVSQGSGIGLSMVNEYVGILGGTIEVESEIQQGSTFIVRIPAQIYSETEIAEINAITPTEQKPVRIKLNTSTENTVYDSEKKTVLLVEDNPDFRFYLKDNLKGRYNIIEAPDGQEGWQQVLKHVPDLVVSDVMMPKMNGVELCGKIKNDGRTSHIPVILLTAKVETEATLEGYSSGADDYISKPFDFRILESRIQNIISGREKLQQTYQAMLGLNPEKIQVTSLDEKFMKKALEIVEQNMENASFSVEDMAAELAMSRVSLYKKLLSLTQKTPIEFIRIIRLKRAADLLENSQDSVSEIAYKVGFNSPRYFSNYFKEMYNELPSEYIKKHRRNTGGFKI, encoded by the coding sequence TTTCGACGGTACCAAGTTCAAGATATTTAAATACAAAATGGATGACAGCACATCCATCCCGTTTAACAATGTCGATTATTTGTTTGAAGATGCTGAGCAAAATCTGTGGATTGGTTCTTCGTACCAGTTTACCATTTTTAATGCAGAAATGGAATCCTTTTCAAGTTTGCCGGATTACTACAAAAACACACGAATTCCTTTAACCGGGTTACGAGCATTATACACCGATAAAAATGAAAATCTGTGGTTTCTAAATCAAAATTTTAATATCTACAAATACTCCCCAACTGATTTAAGTGTCGATTCAATTCGCTTTAATCCAACGGTTCAAGGCATTTGGAGCAATTTCCTGAATGACCTGAAAGAAGATTCCAATCATAATTTATGGGCAGTGTCTAACGGAGGCGAAGTGGTAAATATCAATCCACAAACCTTTGACATAGTAAACCATTTTCAACTCGATTTGGATTTGGAGAATGAAACGGCAGATTTTAAATTATTTATCGATAAAGATGATGATTTGTGGATCTATTCACCGGGGCGGCCTTTTGGTGTTTTTTATTTAAAATCGGGAAGCAACAACATTCATAATTTTACTGACAGCTCGCCGGTTTATAAGCTAAACAATGTATTTGTTTCTGCGGTTGAACAGGACAACGACGGAAATATATGGATTGCCACCGATCATGGAGGAATAACAATTCTGGATAAACAGACCGGGAGTACGACTTATTTGTTGAGTAATGCAGAGAATAATTATTCGGTGGCGCAAAACAGTGTTACCTGCCTGTACAACGACCGCGAAGGTATTATTTGGGCAGGTACTTATAAAAACGGGATCAGTTATTACCACAAAAACCTCATTCGTTTCGACCATTACAAACACATACCGTCCGTGGCAAACAGTCTTCCGTTTAGCGATGTAAATTGTTTTGCCGAGGATGACAAAGGAAATTTGTGGATTGGTACAAATGGGGGAGGTTTGATTTATTTCGACCGGATTAAAAATACCTGGAAAAGGTTTACGCACGATCCGAATCGGGCTGAAAGTCTGGCGAGTAATATTATCGTTTCACTTTATATCGATTCATACAAAGAGCTGTGGATTGGAACTTATTTTGGCGGACTCGATCGTTTTGATGGCAGTACATTTACTCATTATCAACACAATCCGGATGATCCTACTTCGATAAGTGACGACCGGGTTTGGGAGCTAAAGGAAGACTCGAAACGTAACTTCTGGGTGGGAACCTTAAATGGCGGTCTCAACCTTTTCGATCGTGAAAAGAAGGAATTTTATCATTACCGGCCCGACGATATGAACTCGGTTGGATCGAATTTTATCATTTCAATAATCGAAGATTCGGAAAATAACCTTTGGATTGGAACCAGCGACGGGCTTGATTTTTTAAACCTTACTACCAAACAATTTAAACATTATGCACCGCAACCCGGAGTAGATGGGAAACTAAGCAATAAAAATGTGATCGATCTTCACGAAGACAGTCATGGTTTAATTTGGATCGCTACCAGCGAAGGATTAAACGTTTTTAGTAAAAGCGAAAATCGTTTCAGGCTTCTTTCGGAGCGCGACGGTTTACCCGATTCCAATATTAAAACCATATTGGAAGACCAAAAAGGAAAACTCTGGATTTCGAGCACCAACGGAATTTCCGGCATTAAAATCATCAACTATTCCGAAGGGAAATTGCTGAGCGATTTGCAGTTCGATATCGAGAACTACAACAAAATGGATGGTTTGCAGGGAAAGGAATTTAACGAAAAGGCGGCGTATCGAATGCGTTCAGGTGAAATTCTTTTTGGAGGTGCAAATGGTTTTAATATTTTTAATCCGGAAACGCTTGACGAAAACAGGCCCGAAAACCGAATTGTACTAACCAACTTTTTGGTTTTTAACCAGGATGTAAAAGCCGGAGAACCGTTTAGAAACCGAGTTATTTTGGATAAATCGATTATCTCGCAAAACGAAATTTCCTTGCGTCACAAAGAGAATGTGTTTTCGGTGGAGTTTGCGGCTTTAAACTTTTTTCATCCCGAGAAAAACAGCTTTGAGTACCGTTTGGATGGTTTTAATACCGAATGGCTGAAAGTTGACGCGGACAAAGACATCACTTTTACCAATCTTGATGCAGGCAATTATTTGTTGCGAATTCGGGTTTCTGACGATGGCAAGCATTGGAAGGAGATGCAGCAGCCTTTAGCGATTGAAATATTGCCCCCGTTTTGGAAAAGTACTCCGGCATTGTTGCTTTATATTTTGCTGATTGTTGTTGTGTTGTATGTGGCCAGAAGAATGATGCTGGAACGACAACGACTAAAACTGGAAGCGAAGCACGAACACCTCGAAGCGGAACGGATTCAGCAAATAGATGCCTTAAAAACAAAATTCTTTACCAACATCAGTCACGAGTTCAGAACGCCATTAACACTGATTCTGACTCCACTGGAAAAGTTGCTCTCGGGAAACATGGATGACGAACACAAAACGCATCTGGTTTTAATACAGCGAAATGCCCGACGTTTGTTGTCGATGGTGAATCAACTGCTTGATTTTAGAAAACTGGAAGTACAGAAAATAAGTGCAAAACCGGCGTGGGGTGACGTTTATACCTTTGTTAAAGAGATTTGTGAATCTTTTCAGGATTTGTCTGAAAACAAACAGATTTCACTGCAGTTTAATGCAAAAGAAAAACACTTTTATACTTATTTCGATCACGATAAGCTGGAAAAGATTATTTCGAATTTAGTAACGAATGCCTTTAAGTTTACGCCTGAAAAAGGAAAGATTAGCCTGACAATAGAAACCGAAAAAAGCAATCCGGAAAGTGAAAATACCGTCAACCTTGTATTTCGGATAGCAGACACAGGAATTGGTATTCCAAAGGAAAAACAGCAAAAAATATTCGACCGTTTTTACCAGGATGAATTGCCTGGCGATTTTGTAAGTCAGGGGAGTGGTATCGGACTTTCGATGGTAAACGAATACGTTGGAATTTTAGGTGGAACCATTGAAGTTGAAAGCGAAATTCAACAGGGAAGCACGTTTATTGTTCGTATTCCGGCGCAAATTTATTCTGAAACTGAGATAGCCGAAATAAATGCAATTACACCAACTGAGCAAAAACCAGTTCGTATAAAGTTAAATACATCAACGGAAAATACGGTGTACGACAGTGAAAAGAAAACCGTTTTGTTGGTTGAAGACAATCCTGATTTTCGTTTCTACTTAAAAGATAATTTAAAGGGCCGGTATAATATTATTGAGGCACCCGACGGACAGGAAGGTTGGCAGCAGGTTCTGAAACACGTTCCCGATTTGGTGGTTAGCGATGTTATGATGCCCAAAATGAATGGGGTGGAGCTTTGCGGCAAAATCAAAAACGATGGGCGTACTTCGCATATTCCGGTTATTTTACTCACCGCAAAAGTAGAAACCGAAGCCACTTTGGAAGGTTACAGTTCGGGAGCTGACGATTATATTTCCAAACCTTTCGATTTCAGGATTTTGGAATCACGTATCCAGAATATTATATCGGGTCGCGAAAAGTTACAACAAACCTACCAGGCGATGCTTGGGCTTAATCCTGAAAAAATTCAGGTGACTTCGCTCGACGAAAAGTTTATGAAAAAAGCACTGGAGATTGTTGAACAAAACATGGAGAATGCATCCTTCTCGGTGGAAGACATGGCAGCTGAACTCGCCATGAGCCGGGTGAGTTTGTATAAAAAACTGTTGTCGCTTACACAAAAAACGCCCATAGAATTTATTCGGATAATTCGTTTAAAACGTGCCGCCGATTTGCTTGAAAACAGTCAGGATTCGGTTTCGGAAATTGCTTATAAAGTTGGATTTAACAGTCCGCGGTATTTTTCAAACTATTTTAAGGAAATGTACAACGAGTTGCCATCGGAGTACATTAAAAAGCACCGTAGAAACACCGGTGGTTTTAAAATCTAG
- a CDS encoding type II toxin-antitoxin system RelE/ParE family toxin has product MEEKFNIDFLSEAIDFMNSVEIKARKKIYYNLKKSRVVNDPELFKKLNENIWEFRTLFDKKHYRLFAFWDKTDNKETLVLATHGIIKKTKKTPKSEIKKAEEIRKIYFEQKNKENEK; this is encoded by the coding sequence ATGGAAGAAAAATTTAATATCGACTTTTTAAGCGAAGCAATTGATTTCATGAATTCTGTGGAAATAAAAGCACGTAAAAAGATTTATTACAATTTGAAAAAGTCTCGTGTAGTCAACGACCCTGAATTATTTAAAAAACTAAATGAAAACATTTGGGAATTCAGGACTCTGTTTGACAAAAAACATTATCGACTTTTTGCATTTTGGGATAAAACAGATAACAAAGAAACACTTGTTTTAGCAACTCATGGAATTATTAAGAAAACAAAAAAAACACCAAAAAGTGAAATAAAAAAAGCCGAAGAAATACGAAAAATCTATTTTGAACAAAAAAACAAAGAAAATGAAAAGTGA
- a CDS encoding DUF4861 family protein translates to MMKRITLVLFVALLVIQTQAQNKTDVSLFMRSDSLQQAEISAESGDLYSTIGHHGPAVENEWLALRLYFSEKAAIDVYSKAKAQLELKAKTWYPTAEEQKEGWGADYYKVGQTVGLGGVRLWDGEKVVPLNPVSNRTARVVKEVNSSYMEMLSEDVPYMGRKVDILVRVTVYSGERNAKVEAFALCDEPVQFVTGVNYHEGQETYKTDGLMATWGLHPEDVAAELVEIGAAIMYEPADFVQTEDDGTQFMLISKPGKQVKAWVSSACGREAEVNTMKNFISFLEK, encoded by the coding sequence ATGATGAAACGAATAACACTAGTTCTGTTTGTTGCTTTGCTTGTAATTCAAACACAAGCACAAAATAAAACCGATGTAAGTTTATTTATGCGTTCCGACAGTTTACAACAAGCCGAGATAAGTGCCGAGTCGGGTGATTTATACAGTACAATCGGGCATCATGGACCCGCAGTGGAAAACGAATGGTTGGCGCTGCGTTTGTATTTTAGCGAAAAAGCGGCTATCGATGTGTATTCAAAAGCAAAAGCCCAGCTCGAACTAAAAGCAAAAACATGGTACCCAACAGCAGAAGAGCAAAAAGAAGGCTGGGGAGCCGATTACTACAAAGTAGGCCAAACTGTTGGTTTAGGCGGTGTACGACTTTGGGACGGAGAAAAGGTGGTGCCTTTGAATCCGGTTTCAAACCGTACCGCACGCGTGGTAAAAGAAGTAAACAGTTCGTACATGGAAATGTTATCAGAAGATGTTCCTTATATGGGGCGTAAAGTGGATATTTTGGTGCGTGTAACCGTTTATTCGGGCGAAAGAAATGCCAAAGTCGAGGCTTTTGCCTTGTGCGACGAACCTGTACAATTTGTAACCGGGGTAAATTATCACGAAGGTCAGGAAACGTATAAAACGGATGGATTGATGGCTACCTGGGGATTGCATCCTGAAGATGTGGCAGCCGAATTGGTTGAAATTGGTGCGGCAATAATGTACGAGCCTGCCGATTTTGTACAAACCGAAGACGACGGTACACAGTTTATGTTGATCAGTAAACCGGGGAAACAAGTAAAAGCCTGGGTTTCATCGGCATGTGGTCGCGAAGCGGAAGTAAATACAATGAAAAACTTTATCAGCTTTCTGGAGAAGTAA
- a CDS encoding glycoside hydrolase family 88 protein, producing MKSFSIVIFLLFLFACTAPKKKQEAAEKPQSWAVKFADAVMHESDSLIYYLREKPKYEYDYAFLGLAIDQLGGIDQKYAAYNKTYIDYFVQEDGSIHGHKLSDYNIDRVRPGVNMLELYKRTGDEKYKIAIETLVEQMKGQPRTNSGGFWHKKIYPYQMWLDGLYMASPFLAQYAHDFNKPEWFDEVAFQIKEVYKHTVDEQSGLVYHAWDESRAMRWCTPETGQSKHFWSRGTGWFMMAMVDVLDFLPEDHPERAAVIEILNKLSAALLKVQDENTGLWYQVLDMGGEERNYLESSGSAMFIYTFAKGAKKGYLDTKYLEIANTGFDSMIKNMVKMDDEGYAVLTNACGAAGLGGNPFREADYNYYVSEKKIDNDQKAVAPLIMAAIELNK from the coding sequence ATGAAATCATTTTCAATTGTAATTTTTCTTTTATTTTTATTTGCTTGCACTGCCCCGAAGAAGAAACAGGAGGCAGCAGAAAAACCGCAAAGCTGGGCCGTTAAATTCGCCGATGCTGTTATGCACGAATCGGATAGTTTAATTTACTATTTACGCGAAAAACCCAAATACGAATACGATTATGCTTTTTTAGGTTTGGCAATCGATCAGTTGGGAGGTATTGATCAAAAATATGCAGCTTACAACAAAACTTACATCGATTATTTTGTGCAGGAAGATGGTAGCATTCACGGGCACAAACTTTCCGATTATAACATCGACCGTGTGCGGCCGGGTGTAAATATGCTGGAATTGTACAAACGCACCGGCGACGAAAAATACAAAATAGCCATTGAAACGCTGGTTGAACAAATGAAAGGTCAGCCACGCACAAACTCCGGTGGTTTTTGGCACAAGAAAATTTATCCGTACCAAATGTGGTTGGATGGTTTATACATGGCATCTCCGTTTTTGGCGCAATATGCCCACGATTTTAACAAGCCGGAATGGTTCGATGAAGTTGCATTTCAGATTAAAGAAGTATACAAACATACCGTTGACGAACAAAGTGGATTAGTTTACCATGCCTGGGATGAAAGCCGTGCCATGCGTTGGTGCACGCCTGAAACAGGCCAGTCGAAACATTTTTGGAGCAGAGGAACCGGTTGGTTTATGATGGCCATGGTGGATGTGCTCGATTTTCTTCCGGAAGATCATCCGGAACGTGCTGCTGTAATTGAAATACTAAATAAACTGAGTGCAGCTTTGCTAAAGGTTCAGGACGAAAACACGGGGTTGTGGTACCAGGTACTCGATATGGGTGGCGAAGAACGTAATTACCTCGAATCTTCGGGTTCGGCCATGTTTATTTATACTTTTGCCAAAGGAGCAAAAAAAGGTTATCTTGATACAAAATACCTGGAGATTGCAAATACCGGTTTCGACAGCATGATTAAAAACATGGTAAAAATGGATGACGAAGGGTATGCAGTTCTTACAAATGCCTGTGGTGCTGCCGGTTTGGGAGGAAATCCGTTTCGTGAAGCCGACTACAATTATTATGTGTCTGAAAAGAAAATCGACAACGATCAAAAAGCAGTGGCTCCGCTGATTATGGCGGCAATTGAATTGAATAAATAA